Within Hydra vulgaris chromosome 02, alternate assembly HydraT2T_AEP, the genomic segment tattttttgcatttatatttatataatttattacatttaatgattttttttttgcccttAACTTTAGTGCCAGCAATAACTTCAAAtcattattaagtttttgatttACTTAGTGCTTAAATGCTGAACTTGAATTTTcgacttgatttttttataattatttagagtTTCTTAGTTTATGCATAATTTATTAGCGCTAtttgattttaagaaaaaaatatttttaccaatttCGATATTAACAATGTTGAAAAAACCATGGCTAAGAATAGTTTACATAATTCCGTGTTCTTGGTAATGGTATCTGGTCAAATTGAGTCTGCTTCTTTTTCTGGAGCTAGTGAACTATATTGTAAATCCAGCTTTGTCTACGGTCAAGATTGGGTTATTGCGTCTGGCTCAGAGGAGGGACTGTCTCAATTAACCACAAAAAGTAACGACGGAAGacaattgtttgtttttaattttcccCTTGATGCGACGTTTAAGAGTACTAATCCTTATGGTTGGCCTCAGTTAGTAATAAGTTGTTATGGACCAGACTTTTTTGGTACTGATATTGTTCGTGGTTATGGTTCAGTGCATGTTCCGACATCGCCTGGTTGTCATATTAGAAATATTAGATTATTTGTACCAGAGTCCTCTTCCCTGCTTCAAAAGTTTACGTCCTGGATATTTGGCAGAAGACCGGAATTTATTGACCCTAAAGTTGTTGCTCAAAGTGAAGGTAGAGAAGTGACGCGTGTCCGTTCTCATGGTAAGATAACTGTTAGGTTTAATGTGGTAACTAAAGACATGAAAAAACTAGGTTATGATTGCGAACCTGCTACAATGATCGAACCTTACGTTCCACCCGGAGCATCTAAGTATAATCATGATCCTGATCCCGACGAAAAGTAGACGTTTGGGTTTAAAATTGGACATTTTTGCATGTCGAAATACTCAAATTTGTTCACTGAATATTTAATCGtttaataatatagtattattattgaaGATTTCGTCTATAATATATTTCTCCTGAAGATTATTGtgaatatgatgtaaatatatataaatatacatttcgCATATTATATAGTTGtcatgttaaagtttttaatgtttaaaatgttgtataaaataattatttatctttgAGAAATAGATGAATGGCTTTTAAAAGCCTGGTAACaaggtaattttttatagttaccATAGTTGCTTATTggtgatataataaaaaattattagaacattgatatgataatattataaatGGTATTTTCCCAATTACATTATGTAATTGCGATAATTAAATAATGGTTTTAGGCATACTcgtgaaatattaaaaaaaaaaaagcatgttaagcattcttttcttctttttttttatattgtatattaaatttattttaccgtttaaatatgtatacaatgcacaaatatataagaaaacCGATCAGTGGAAAAAGAAGTAAGTAATATTTACAGTTACAAAACAATTGCTTTTAACCGAACTTAATTCTAAAATcgtaatttttaactttctatatcgatattgatttttaatcggCAACTTTTGCATTGTCATGTTTGTAtctaattataactttaaactaCTAACTTTTCAACGTACTTATATCTCGATCGACTGACTGACTTTTAACCGATATAAATAACTACGACTTTTTCTGTATGTAacttgaaataaagttttttttaaactaaataagtgCCCGCTTAAACCGAAACCTTTAGTCGATGTACGCACACTCTGCTGTGTTCATAGCTTCAACAGTCATTGTATGTACACTTTGCTGCGTTTATGTTTATATCTGTCAAAGTATATACATATCGTTGCGTCTATGgcgcaaaatattttaaaaaacgttaaaagtACAGACTAGTCAGttaaaatgaaaatcaaatataatctgttgtatatttgattttcaatcaaatatacaacagattatatttgattttcattttatattatataaaatatattatttaatatcgTTTGTATGTAAAAATCGTTAAGGttggttaaaattttttcaacaataattaAGAATTGCTAAGATGGCTAGGATGTTTAATAGATATCTTttctaagtttaataaatatttcttgaataaaacaagtattAAGAGTaaagggtcgtccataaagtacgtacccTTAATCTTTCCCTCACATTTTGCagtacgcttttttgagtaccctccaCCTCCCTAATAAACCTACGCATTTAAcctatttattttaacattttctgagatttttttaaatttagagtCTCCTTTCATATATAATCAACCCACTACCCTCCCATCTCATATACGCCATCTGCAGACCCCCTCTTCCCCTCCGAGCGTTCGAACTTTATGGACGATTCCTAAAGAAACTAATGCGAGAATAccgtaaaaaaattacattgtgACAAGAGTATAACGCCTTACGTAAACAAAATTACATTGTgagtatcatttttataattaaacctACTTTATTAAATCAATGTAAGTATAATTGATTGATTttgctttagaaaaaaaaacatttgaaattaaatactaACAatcgttttgttttttaactgcTAAGgagtaattttctttttgttaacaaattatataaacagttaattaaaagtttaagtgtttgttatataattatttttccaattagatctttatttactttttaaatttttttagttgtttttatcaaaatcgcaaattattttgcaaaactttttcGTACTACTATAATTGTTGTGAATCTACTTTTTATGAATtagtttgttttgattttatatatatatatatttatatattttttttttttttttttttttttttttttgaatacatttatattcaaaatatataataattattatatattttggttaattataaaaaaattttggtttattatactattaaaaagagtattttaaagtataaaaatttacttactgATTTTTTCACTGCTAACTTCTtatataaactcttattttttaatatactttaatatatatttcaaacatTGCGTTAGCAATAAACGTGgtaatattaagaaaaaataacgATGTTTGTATAATTGTTATCTtacattttaatacaattataatgtaacaatttaacgtaaaaattttataaatatttttatttttctatacgtgtatgtatatatatatatatatatatatatatatatatatatatatatatatatatatatatatatatatatatatatatacagtcttgGCCATAAGTTTGGAACCGATTAggttttttgatataattacactttttatacccaaaatatcaacaaaaacttttgaaatcatttttattttaaatattatatacaagtaAATATTCTGTCATGTAAAAAATGGTATCAGTATTTTGAATAATGTCCTTTGGCACCCAGTACTGCTGCTATTCTCGCTGGCATTGAATCGGACAATTTCGCGCAGTATTCTGGGGTTATGGCAGTTGTCCATACACGCTTGATGGCATCAATCAGAGACTTCTCTGACGTTGGATTTGTGGCAGCAACCTTCTGCTTAATCATTGTCCACATGTTTTCTATTGGGTTTAGGTCAGGACTTGAGCCAGGCCAAGGACCCAAGACTTCGATATGTTTCTGTCTTAGCCAGTTGGTTACAACTGCTGCTCTGTGGCAGGGTGCACCATCATGCTGAAATACCTTACATTTCAGAATGTTCATGTGAGTGTTCAACTTTTCCTTTA encodes:
- the LOC100210132 gene encoding B9 domain-containing protein 1 isoform X2, whose product is MAKNSLHNSVFLVMVSGQIESASFSGASELYCKSSFVYGQDWVIASGSEEGLSQLTTKSNDGRQLFVFNFPLDATFKSTNPYGWPQLVISCYGPDFFGTDIVRGYGSVHVPTSPGCHIRNIRLFVPESSSLLQKFTSWIFGRRPEFIDPKVVAQSEGREVTRVRSHGKITVRFNVVTKDMKKLGYDCEPATMIEPYVPPGASKYNHDPDPDEK